The proteins below come from a single Oncorhynchus gorbuscha isolate QuinsamMale2020 ecotype Even-year linkage group LG12, OgorEven_v1.0, whole genome shotgun sequence genomic window:
- the churc1 gene encoding protein Churchill, producing the protein MCNGCVQKEYPDRGNTCLENGSYLMNYLGCANCHQRDFVLISNKATEDEDGEEIVTYDHVCKNCDHVVARHEYTFSVVDDYQEYTMLCMLCGKAEDSISVLPDDPRQTAPLF; encoded by the exons ATGTGTAATGGTTGTGTGCAGAAAGAGTACCCCGACAGG GGGAACACATGTTTGGAGAATGGCTCCTACCTGATGAACTACCTGGGCTGTGCCAACTGTCACCAGAGGGACTTTGTGTTGATCAGCAACAAGGCCACAGaggatgaggatggagaggagatagTCACCTATGATC ATGTGTGTAAAAACTGTGACCACGTCGTAGCCAGGCATGAGTATACCTTCTCTGTGGTGGACGATTATCAG GAGTACACAATGTTGTGCATGCTGTGTGGGAAGGCGGAGGACTCCATCAGTGTGCTGCCAGATGATCCCAGGCAAACCGCCCCTCTCTTCTAG